A window of Paremcibacter congregatus contains these coding sequences:
- a CDS encoding heme o synthase yields MNSIVHTANQNVREDYVPGAADFLALLKPRVMSLVIFTAFIGMVMAPGEIHPVIAFTAILCIAVGAGASGCLNMWYEADVDARMKRTADRPIPAGRIDPQSALHFGVALSTASVLVMGLMVNVVAGALLLMTILFYVVVYTIWLKRRTPMNIVIGGASGAFPPMIAWAAVTGDVSLDSIVLFSIIFMWTPPHFWALSLFACKDYEAAGIPMLPVVSGEAETRKQILIYTILMLPVTLLPWTMGFAGPVYGVTAAVTGAVFLYLSATLYRNKDIPTAKKTFFYSIFYLFILFAVMGGEVVIGRMI; encoded by the coding sequence ATGAATAGCATTGTCCATACAGCAAATCAGAATGTCCGGGAGGATTATGTCCCCGGCGCCGCTGATTTTCTGGCGCTTTTGAAGCCTCGGGTGATGTCACTGGTTATTTTTACCGCCTTTATCGGGATGGTAATGGCACCCGGTGAAATTCATCCTGTCATCGCCTTTACCGCTATACTCTGTATTGCGGTTGGTGCGGGGGCTTCTGGTTGTCTCAATATGTGGTATGAGGCGGATGTAGATGCGCGTATGAAGCGTACCGCTGATCGTCCCATTCCTGCGGGCCGCATTGACCCGCAGTCTGCGTTGCATTTCGGCGTGGCGTTATCAACGGCTTCTGTGCTGGTCATGGGCCTGATGGTCAATGTCGTCGCAGGGGCGTTGTTGTTGATGACAATTCTGTTTTATGTGGTGGTTTACACCATCTGGCTGAAACGCCGCACGCCAATGAATATCGTCATCGGCGGTGCATCGGGCGCTTTCCCGCCCATGATCGCCTGGGCGGCGGTCACCGGTGATGTCAGCCTGGATTCGATTGTGTTGTTCAGCATTATCTTTATGTGGACGCCGCCACATTTCTGGGCGCTGTCCCTGTTTGCCTGTAAAGACTACGAAGCGGCGGGCATTCCCATGCTGCCGGTGGTCTCCGGGGAAGCGGAAACCCGCAAGCAGATTCTGATTTACACAATTTTGATGCTGCCAGTAACGCTTCTGCCCTGGACCATGGGTTTTGCCGGACCGGTATATGGTGTGACAGCGGCGGTTACGGGCGCGGTATTCTTATATCTTTCAGCGACGCTTTATCGTAATAAAGATATTCCAACCGCAAAGAAAACGTTTTTCTATTCCATCTTTTATCTGTTTATTTTGTTTGCCGTCATGGGTGGTGAAGTGGTGATCGGGAGAATGATCTGA
- a CDS encoding DUF983 domain-containing protein has translation MTENYQNKKVSPVRAGLFCKCPRCGEGALFQGFLTFRKSCPVCALDYETFDSGDGPALFIILLIGLIVIALALMVEVKFQPPVWVHMLLWVPCIMGGALGLMRPGKALMVTLQYHFNAQEGKLDQ, from the coding sequence ATGACAGAAAATTATCAAAATAAGAAAGTCTCGCCTGTTCGGGCGGGACTTTTCTGTAAGTGCCCCCGCTGCGGCGAAGGGGCGCTGTTTCAGGGGTTCCTGACGTTCCGCAAATCCTGCCCGGTTTGTGCGCTCGATTATGAAACATTTGATTCCGGCGATGGACCGGCGCTTTTTATCATTCTGTTGATTGGTTTGATTGTGATTGCCCTGGCCCTGATGGTGGAAGTAAAATTCCAGCCGCCGGTATGGGTTCATATGCTGTTGTGGGTGCCCTGTATCATGGGCGGCGCACTGGGCTTGATGCGGCCGGGTAAAGCGCTTATGGTGACCCTGCAATATCATTTTAACGCCCAGGAAGGCAAATTGGATCAGTAA
- the thrC gene encoding threonine synthase encodes MKYISTRGEAPALGFEDVLLTGLARDGGLYIPSEWPQLSRDEIKSFRGMSYQDVAFRVMKPFVCNAHSSISEDDFEAIVAKAYSTFRHKAVVPLAQLDSNEWMLELFHGPTLAFKDVALQLLGHLFDHVLTKQGRKVTIVGATSGDTGSAAIECVRDRACAEIFMLHPYGRVSDVQRKQMTTVLSPNVHNLAVDGNFDDCQAMVKALFNDLSFRDEITLSAVNSINWARVMAQIVYYFTSAVALGAPDREVSYSVPTGNFGDIYAGYVAQQMGLPIKQLVVATNRNDILTRVLTTGDYSVGTVSPTISPSMDIQVSSNFERLLFNLYNKQGDDVRRLMNNLSQSKSFTIDGPELAKAQQIFDALQVSEEDTEATIGQVYRESGQVIDPHTAVGVQAARRKNADAATPMVTLSTAHPAKFPEAVEKVTGRHPDLPAHMADLFEREERCDRLTHDLDALKSYIRENI; translated from the coding sequence GTGAAATATATCAGTACCCGCGGTGAAGCCCCCGCACTTGGATTCGAGGATGTCCTGTTAACCGGTCTCGCCCGTGACGGAGGATTATACATCCCGTCCGAATGGCCACAGTTAAGTCGTGATGAGATTAAGTCTTTCCGTGGAATGTCCTATCAGGACGTGGCTTTCCGGGTGATGAAACCCTTTGTCTGTAACGCCCACAGCAGCATTTCAGAAGATGACTTTGAAGCCATTGTCGCCAAGGCATACAGCACGTTTCGCCATAAGGCCGTTGTGCCGTTGGCCCAACTCGACAGTAATGAATGGATGCTGGAGCTGTTTCACGGCCCGACATTGGCTTTCAAGGATGTGGCTTTGCAGCTGCTCGGCCATCTGTTCGATCATGTGCTGACCAAACAGGGGCGGAAAGTCACCATCGTGGGGGCAACCTCCGGCGATACCGGGTCCGCGGCCATTGAATGCGTGCGCGACCGGGCCTGCGCCGAGATCTTTATGCTGCATCCTTATGGCCGCGTGTCGGACGTGCAGCGTAAACAGATGACAACAGTTCTGTCGCCCAATGTACATAACCTGGCGGTTGATGGTAATTTCGATGATTGTCAGGCGATGGTCAAGGCGTTGTTCAACGACCTTTCTTTCCGCGACGAGATCACCCTGTCGGCGGTCAACAGCATAAACTGGGCCCGGGTAATGGCGCAGATCGTTTACTATTTCACTTCCGCTGTGGCCCTTGGCGCCCCGGACCGGGAAGTTTCCTACAGCGTACCGACCGGCAATTTCGGTGATATTTACGCCGGTTATGTGGCGCAGCAGATGGGTCTGCCGATCAAGCAGCTGGTGGTGGCCACCAACCGCAATGATATTCTGACCCGGGTTCTGACCACCGGCGACTATAGTGTTGGCACCGTCAGTCCGACCATCAGCCCGAGCATGGATATTCAGGTGTCGAGCAATTTTGAACGACTGCTGTTCAACCTCTATAACAAACAGGGCGACGATGTCCGGCGCCTGATGAATAATCTCAGTCAGTCGAAAAGTTTCACCATTGACGGGCCGGAACTTGCCAAAGCGCAACAGATTTTTGATGCGCTGCAGGTTAGCGAGGAAGATACCGAAGCCACCATCGGACAGGTTTATCGGGAGAGCGGTCAGGTGATCGACCCGCATACCGCGGTTGGCGTTCAGGCCGCGCGGCGCAAGAATGCCGACGCCGCGACACCGATGGTCACCCTGAGCACGGCCCATCCGGCGAAATTCCCGGAAGCCGTGGAAAAAGTTACGGGCCGTCATCCAGACTTGCCCGCCCATATGGCCGATCTGTTTGAGCGCGAAGAGCGCTGTGATCGCCTCACCCATGATCTGGATGCTTTGAAATCCTATATCCGAGAAAATATATGA
- a CDS encoding SURF1 family protein, with protein sequence MIIILCLLGNWQVERLAWKLDLIEKLESRYSLPSIKIPVNIEAPDDWLYRHVTVTGRFLHMREMPLYGAGPNGKPGYDLFTPLLQDDGNVVIINRGWVPEKLKEPASRPQTITNGEVTVTGVLRKSWKKERFAPDNDLVRNIWYYGDLNAMAKAQDLKNVFPMFVYADKAAEAGAYPMGGRTQLNIINNHLDYALTWYGLAVVLVIIFLIFHIRKAEPENDPF encoded by the coding sequence ATGATTATAATTCTCTGTCTGCTGGGCAACTGGCAGGTGGAGAGGTTGGCGTGGAAACTGGACCTGATTGAGAAGCTGGAGAGCCGCTATAGCCTTCCGTCGATCAAAATTCCTGTAAATATTGAGGCGCCCGATGATTGGCTGTATCGCCATGTAACAGTGACCGGTCGGTTTCTGCACATGCGGGAAATGCCGCTTTACGGGGCAGGACCAAATGGCAAACCAGGCTATGACCTGTTCACGCCTTTGTTGCAGGATGACGGCAACGTGGTCATTATCAATCGTGGCTGGGTGCCGGAAAAACTGAAAGAACCTGCATCGCGACCACAAACCATCACCAATGGCGAAGTCACCGTGACCGGTGTGTTGCGTAAAAGCTGGAAAAAAGAACGCTTCGCCCCGGATAATGATCTGGTGCGTAATATATGGTATTATGGCGACCTGAATGCCATGGCGAAGGCGCAGGATTTAAAGAATGTCTTTCCGATGTTTGTCTATGCCGATAAAGCCGCAGAAGCCGGGGCATATCCGATGGGCGGTCGTACCCAGTTGAATATCATCAACAATCATCTGGATTACGCCTTGACCTGGTACGGGCTTGCTGTTGTATTGGTGATTATTTTCCTGATCTTCCATATTCGCAAAGCCGAACCAGAGAATGACCCGTTCTGA
- a CDS encoding cytochrome c oxidase subunit 3 produces MSDSHAPKHDYHLVDPSPWPVVCSLGAFLTAVGAVLFMHEIPLISSMEGSDSFLFIVGLVILLFGAYSWWGDVIKEGEYQGFHTSIVQLGLRYGVFLFIISEVMFFVAWFWAYFNASIFPTEAIGAVWPPQDIQTLDPWHLPLINTLILLTSGTTVTWAHHALQEGDRKTFINMLLFTILLGASFTGVQVYEYAHATFAFDQNIYSSTFYMATGFHGAHVLIGTIFLTVCLFRGLKGHFKPDHHFGFEAAAWYWHFVDVVWLVLFIAIYVGGAGTPAVH; encoded by the coding sequence ATGTCAGATTCACATGCACCAAAACATGACTACCATCTCGTAGACCCGAGCCCCTGGCCGGTTGTCTGCTCTTTGGGCGCTTTTCTCACAGCCGTCGGGGCTGTTCTTTTCATGCATGAAATACCACTTATTTCCAGCATGGAAGGGTCCGACAGTTTCCTGTTTATTGTGGGGCTTGTGATCCTGCTTTTCGGCGCGTACAGCTGGTGGGGAGACGTGATCAAGGAAGGGGAGTATCAAGGCTTCCATACAAGCATTGTACAGCTTGGTCTGCGCTACGGCGTCTTCCTGTTCATTATTTCAGAAGTAATGTTCTTCGTGGCTTGGTTCTGGGCGTATTTTAACGCCAGTATCTTCCCGACAGAAGCCATTGGCGCTGTGTGGCCGCCTCAGGACATTCAGACCCTTGACCCTTGGCATTTGCCACTGATCAATACCCTGATCCTGCTGACATCCGGAACAACCGTTACCTGGGCGCATCATGCGTTGCAGGAAGGTGACCGTAAGACGTTTATCAACATGTTGTTGTTCACGATCCTGCTCGGGGCCTCTTTTACCGGCGTTCAGGTGTATGAATATGCGCATGCAACATTTGCGTTTGATCAGAATATCTATTCATCCACTTTCTACATGGCGACGGGTTTCCATGGGGCGCACGTGCTGATCGGGACAATCTTTCTGACAGTATGTCTGTTCCGTGGACTGAAAGGCCACTTCAAACCGGATCATCATTTCGGTTTTGAAGCTGCCGCCTGGTATTGGCATTTTGTCGATGTGGTATGGCTGGTTCTGTTTATTGCGATTTATGTCGGTGGTGCCGGAACACCTGCTGTTCATTAA
- a CDS encoding M16 family metallopeptidase: protein MTTLSNGLRVVTDVMPHVETVTVGVWTDVGSRHETAAQNGLSHMLEHMAFKGTQKRSAKDIAEVVEDVGGYMNAYTSREHTTYYARLLKEDLALGVDVLADILQNSVFDPQELERERGVIIQEIGQSNDTPDDIVFDYLQEASYPDQPIGRPILGTTELVKGFRREELATYMADHYKAEQMVVAVSGNFDHAELIKHVEDQFSDLEHTRQIPKEGAAYHGGSYLRDRKLEQVNLLLGFNGISFDDPDFYTAQIMSMILGGGMSSRLFQEVRETRGLVYSIYSFMQSYLDGGSFAIHAGTGPEQVRELIPVVAEEMHKMSHHVGTEEVNRARAQMKAGLLMSLESTTNRMEQLGRQMMIFGKPISHEDIVEKIDQVDATAIMRFTDRLLNDNKLSLAAVGPLGHLEDYDKIAALF, encoded by the coding sequence GTGACAACATTAAGCAACGGCCTTCGGGTCGTGACCGACGTCATGCCTCATGTGGAGACCGTGACTGTCGGGGTATGGACCGATGTGGGCAGCCGTCACGAGACGGCGGCGCAGAACGGTCTGTCGCATATGTTGGAACATATGGCCTTCAAGGGCACGCAAAAACGCTCCGCCAAGGATATCGCCGAAGTGGTGGAGGATGTAGGCGGTTATATGAACGCCTATACCTCGCGGGAACATACCACCTATTATGCCCGGCTGCTGAAGGAAGATCTCGCGCTTGGCGTTGATGTGCTCGCCGATATTTTGCAGAACTCTGTTTTCGATCCTCAGGAACTTGAACGCGAACGCGGCGTGATTATCCAGGAAATTGGCCAGTCCAACGATACGCCGGATGATATTGTTTTTGATTACCTGCAGGAAGCCTCCTATCCGGATCAGCCCATTGGGCGGCCGATCCTCGGGACGACGGAACTGGTCAAAGGATTTCGTCGGGAAGAACTGGCAACCTATATGGCCGATCATTATAAAGCGGAGCAGATGGTCGTCGCTGTATCGGGGAACTTTGATCATGCAGAGTTGATCAAGCATGTGGAAGATCAGTTTTCCGATCTGGAGCATACCCGGCAAATCCCGAAAGAGGGCGCCGCATATCACGGGGGCTCATATCTTCGGGATAGAAAGCTGGAACAGGTAAATCTGTTGCTGGGTTTTAACGGTATATCCTTTGATGATCCGGATTTCTATACGGCCCAGATCATGTCGATGATCCTTGGTGGCGGTATGTCATCCCGCCTGTTTCAGGAAGTGCGGGAAACCCGCGGTCTGGTTTATTCGATCTACAGCTTTATGCAGTCCTACCTTGATGGCGGCAGTTTCGCCATTCATGCCGGTACCGGACCGGAGCAGGTGCGCGAACTGATTCCTGTGGTGGCCGAGGAGATGCACAAGATGTCGCATCATGTCGGGACGGAGGAAGTCAACCGGGCGCGGGCACAGATGAAGGCTGGCCTGCTGATGTCGCTGGAAAGCACCACCAACCGTATGGAGCAGCTGGGACGTCAGATGATGATCTTTGGCAAACCGATTTCGCACGAGGATATTGTCGAGAAAATTGATCAGGTAGACGCCACGGCGATCATGCGTTTCACCGACCGTTTGCTGAATGATAATAAACTGTCGCTGGCGGCTGTGGGCCCGCTTGGTCATCTGGAAGATTACGACAAGATCGCTGCGCTGTTTTAG
- a CDS encoding cytochrome c oxidase assembly protein, whose product MNTAVSPNTNHTKTLVYIFIMLGVMIGLVVASVPLYRLFCQVTGYGGTTQKAESSTGTVLAREMTVRFNADVNQHMPWYFKPVQTSVTVKVGEEALIFYKAVNNSNKTITGTATFNVTPFKAAMYFNKIDCFCFTEQTLAPGEEVDMPVTFFVDPDIVNDKRLEEVTEITLSYTFFEADEDE is encoded by the coding sequence ATGAATACCGCAGTATCCCCCAATACAAATCATACGAAAACCCTGGTGTATATTTTTATCATGCTCGGGGTGATGATCGGACTTGTTGTTGCGTCTGTGCCGTTGTATCGCCTGTTTTGTCAGGTGACCGGATATGGCGGAACGACACAAAAAGCGGAATCTTCTACAGGCACCGTATTGGCGCGGGAAATGACCGTAAGGTTCAATGCCGATGTCAATCAGCATATGCCGTGGTATTTCAAGCCGGTACAGACTTCTGTAACCGTGAAAGTCGGGGAAGAGGCGCTGATTTTTTACAAGGCGGTGAATAACAGCAACAAAACCATCACCGGCACGGCGACATTCAATGTCACGCCGTTCAAGGCGGCGATGTATTTTAACAAGATTGACTGTTTCTGTTTTACAGAACAGACATTGGCGCCGGGAGAAGAGGTTGACATGCCGGTCACCTTCTTTGTTGACCCGGATATCGTGAACGATAAACGGCTTGAGGAAGTCACGGAAATAACTCTTTCCTATACTTTCTTCGAGGCGGATGAGGACGAATAG
- a CDS encoding carbon-nitrogen hydrolase family protein, producing MTITLLACQIELPQITSVEARNHYTAEMIQRLDHCLISRPADMVVFPELSSTGYPMQGLENISELAEDMAGVTVTAFAELAQKHKTAICFGMPRRAGDSVMLSQVMVYGDGRAAGFYDKIYLHSGEKPAFSAGEKIFVTELAGLRFGVIICYDMRFPELCRRLAFEGSVDVILHAVAMERDDTFRSWPSFVLTRALENEAYMLSVNYAGDDFGGSLFCPPRLDEGHDMCCLDTSEDFHYFTVDQTMIDSVRKHPSYRSVQKEKDC from the coding sequence ATGACGATAACATTGTTGGCGTGCCAGATTGAGTTGCCGCAGATTACGTCCGTTGAGGCACGAAACCACTATACAGCCGAAATGATCCAAAGACTTGATCACTGTCTGATCTCACGGCCTGCGGATATGGTGGTTTTCCCAGAACTCTCTTCCACCGGCTACCCGATGCAGGGACTAGAGAATATTTCAGAACTGGCTGAGGATATGGCCGGTGTCACGGTGACGGCATTCGCGGAACTTGCCCAGAAACATAAAACTGCGATCTGTTTCGGTATGCCACGGCGTGCGGGAGACAGCGTGATGCTGTCGCAAGTCATGGTTTATGGCGATGGCAGAGCCGCTGGTTTTTACGATAAAATCTATCTCCATAGCGGGGAAAAACCGGCTTTTAGCGCGGGGGAGAAAATATTCGTAACCGAGCTCGCCGGCTTACGCTTTGGTGTGATCATCTGTTACGACATGCGTTTTCCCGAGCTTTGCCGCCGTTTAGCCTTTGAGGGAAGTGTCGACGTGATCCTGCATGCGGTAGCCATGGAGCGGGACGACACCTTCAGATCCTGGCCGTCGTTTGTCCTGACACGGGCATTGGAAAATGAAGCCTATATGCTGAGTGTGAACTATGCGGGTGACGATTTCGGTGGCAGTCTTTTCTGCCCGCCACGTTTGGATGAGGGGCATGACATGTGTTGCTTGGATACATCCGAAGATTTTCATTATTTTACCGTTGATCAAACAATGATTGATTCAGTGAGAAAACATCCCAGCTACCGGTCAGTACAGAAGGAGAAAGACTGTTGA